A single region of the Streptomyces sp. NBC_00236 genome encodes:
- the tap gene encoding telomere-associated protein Tap has translation MSELFDAVDALIADHSPLPPPQERERLRKAHGLTQEQVAAALGVRRATVVSWENGRTEPRPPQREAYARLVNKLAELYPEMPAPPTAPAAVPEAPGAPAPELLSPTAPAPPPEAPSPPAPTPPPEVPSPAAPAPEVQSPPAPGRTAATRTAPRRPVPAKTATPPAETDPRFANGPLAVIDVEDGHAAAYCVGGLVLDVPAKSAPALVEWVLSEAKLGAPRLSRNGKDADPLIVLTPAACERYGLPPQLSEEERTAGRLPEGHRVIQQLSRANWQLTRRGFGPWARIYRPAQGGNRACVQLCIPSWNALDARSWGSAGQLPAPELARLLGTYATRVITPRGSTAVTGLELMTALHPPTRASEPDRAGKRHSEHNPGSLGNDPVDCAPCEAPDGHPLLADLPRFHQRTPDQMLMEEAYDWARPLTDEECTRRYVVGIDVNMAFAAAANGTTVGLGAPTHLHHPAFDPKLPGSWLVDLSHIELDDRLPSPFTPRGDRPTGPAWYATPTVAYAVELGYRVAPAEAYVRHDNGRYLDAWYNRLRDAYIATMADLGVTTALSPADFLTAMDGYWEHDPQMATVLTAVKATVKGGLGKLRERPRGEGWKPGRPWRALSRPTWRPDIRAAVISKARTNMHRKMLKLADATGQYPIAVLSDCAVYASDGPGPLDFLPYEGGKPLPGGFRLGVSPGMVKHEGTQTTLWAESVHEEHGRDENLARYIKDGHVTRTDNGE, from the coding sequence GTGTCTGAACTGTTCGATGCGGTCGATGCTCTCATCGCGGACCACTCACCTCTGCCGCCGCCGCAGGAACGGGAGCGTCTGCGCAAGGCTCACGGTCTGACACAGGAACAGGTGGCCGCCGCACTGGGCGTGCGCAGGGCGACCGTGGTGAGCTGGGAGAACGGCAGGACGGAACCGCGCCCGCCGCAACGCGAGGCCTACGCCCGACTGGTGAACAAGCTTGCCGAGCTGTACCCCGAGATGCCTGCCCCGCCGACGGCACCGGCGGCCGTCCCGGAAGCACCGGGAGCACCGGCACCCGAACTGCTGTCTCCGACGGCACCCGCACCCCCGCCCGAAGCGCCCTCCCCGCCCGCGCCCACGCCCCCGCCCGAAGTGCCCTCTCCGGCCGCACCCGCGCCCGAAGTGCAGTCTCCTCCTGCCCCCGGCCGGACCGCGGCGACGCGCACGGCCCCGCGACGTCCGGTGCCCGCGAAGACCGCCACACCACCGGCGGAGACCGATCCGCGTTTCGCGAACGGCCCCCTGGCCGTCATCGACGTCGAGGACGGGCACGCTGCGGCGTACTGCGTCGGCGGCCTCGTCCTGGACGTGCCCGCCAAATCCGCCCCTGCCCTCGTCGAGTGGGTTCTGAGCGAAGCGAAGCTGGGCGCTCCCCGGCTGAGCCGCAACGGCAAGGACGCCGACCCCCTGATCGTCCTGACGCCCGCCGCGTGCGAACGCTACGGTCTGCCCCCGCAGCTCAGCGAGGAGGAACGCACGGCAGGGCGGCTCCCCGAAGGCCACCGGGTGATCCAGCAGCTGTCCCGGGCGAACTGGCAGCTCACCCGCCGGGGGTTCGGCCCGTGGGCCCGAATCTACCGCCCCGCCCAGGGCGGCAACCGCGCCTGCGTCCAGCTGTGCATTCCGTCATGGAACGCGCTCGACGCCCGCAGCTGGGGCAGTGCCGGGCAGCTTCCGGCCCCCGAACTCGCACGCCTCCTCGGCACCTACGCGACTCGTGTGATCACCCCCCGCGGTTCGACGGCGGTCACCGGCCTGGAGCTGATGACGGCGCTGCACCCGCCCACCCGGGCGAGCGAACCCGACCGCGCCGGCAAGCGGCACAGCGAGCACAACCCCGGCTCCCTCGGCAACGACCCCGTGGACTGCGCCCCGTGCGAAGCACCCGACGGGCACCCGCTCCTGGCCGATCTGCCGCGCTTCCATCAGCGCACCCCGGATCAGATGCTCATGGAAGAGGCGTACGACTGGGCGCGCCCGCTCACCGACGAGGAGTGCACCAGGCGGTACGTGGTCGGCATCGACGTCAACATGGCGTTCGCCGCAGCCGCCAACGGCACCACGGTGGGCCTCGGTGCACCCACTCACCTCCATCACCCCGCCTTCGACCCGAAACTGCCAGGCTCCTGGCTCGTCGACCTCTCGCACATCGAGCTGGACGACCGCCTTCCCTCACCCTTCACGCCCCGGGGTGATCGCCCCACCGGGCCTGCCTGGTACGCGACGCCGACCGTGGCCTACGCCGTCGAACTCGGCTACCGGGTCGCCCCGGCGGAGGCCTACGTCCGTCACGACAACGGCCGCTACCTCGACGCCTGGTACAACCGCCTTCGCGACGCCTACATCGCGACGATGGCCGACCTCGGCGTCACCACCGCCCTCTCCCCGGCCGACTTCCTCACAGCGATGGACGGTTACTGGGAGCACGACCCGCAGATGGCGACCGTCCTGACCGCGGTGAAGGCCACCGTCAAGGGCGGCCTCGGCAAGCTCCGTGAACGCCCCCGCGGCGAAGGCTGGAAGCCGGGCCGACCCTGGCGGGCCCTGTCCCGCCCCACCTGGCGTCCCGACATCCGTGCTGCCGTCATCTCCAAGGCCCGCACCAACATGCACCGCAAGATGCTCAAACTCGCCGACGCCACGGGCCAGTACCCGATCGCGGTCCTTTCCGACTGCGCCGTCTACGCCAGCGACGGCCCCGGCCCCCTCGACTTCCTCCCCTACGAGGGCGGCAAACCGCTGCCGGGCGGCTTCCGGCTCGGCGTCAGCCCCGGCATGGTCAAGCACGAAGGCACCCAGACCACCCTGTGGGCCGAGAGCGTCCACGAGGAACACGGCCGGGACGAGAACCTCGCCCGGTACATCAAGGACGGCCATGTCACCCGCACCGACAACGGGGAGTAA
- a CDS encoding class I SAM-dependent methyltransferase, translating to MTGTPRGAAAGDGRYGEAFFRPEQAGEGERIDFGALAYDDITMARLRAVGAGAGWRCLDVGAGTGTVSCRLLQEAGVASVLAVDRDVRFLGDRSLPGLDVREADITLPDFASGPFQLVHARFVLMHLPEHDRMITALAELVAPGGVLVLSDAVDLTCDRTPGTPYTSVMRAMWQGLKTAIGTDISWVPSYPQLLRGAGLESVAAEIHVPPLLPGSAISRFWEDTWERSRAAMLATGLVDDAAVDAAVRYVRSDECAALSAGMLTAWGRKPGQGAA from the coding sequence GTGACCGGCACGCCCCGCGGGGCTGCGGCAGGCGACGGCCGCTACGGGGAGGCGTTCTTCCGTCCCGAACAGGCGGGGGAGGGGGAGCGCATCGACTTCGGAGCCCTCGCCTACGACGACATCACCATGGCGCGCCTGAGGGCCGTCGGGGCCGGCGCGGGCTGGCGCTGCCTCGACGTCGGTGCCGGTACCGGCACGGTGTCCTGCCGGCTGCTGCAGGAGGCCGGGGTGGCGAGCGTGCTCGCCGTGGACCGCGACGTACGGTTCCTCGGAGACCGCTCCCTGCCCGGGCTCGACGTACGGGAGGCCGACATCACACTCCCTGACTTCGCCTCCGGCCCGTTCCAGCTCGTCCACGCACGCTTCGTGCTGATGCACCTGCCCGAGCACGACCGCATGATCACGGCATTGGCCGAACTCGTCGCGCCCGGGGGAGTGCTGGTGCTCAGCGACGCGGTCGACCTGACGTGTGACCGGACGCCCGGCACGCCGTACACCTCGGTGATGCGCGCCATGTGGCAGGGCCTGAAGACCGCGATCGGCACCGATATCTCCTGGGTTCCGTCGTACCCGCAGCTGCTGCGCGGGGCGGGTCTCGAGTCCGTCGCCGCCGAGATCCACGTGCCACCGCTGCTGCCGGGCAGTGCCATCAGCCGCTTCTGGGAGGACACCTGGGAGCGCAGCAGGGCCGCGATGCTCGCCACCGGTCTGGTCGACGACGCGGCCGTCGACGCCGCGGTCCGCTACGTGAGGTCGGACGAGTGTGCCGCCTTGTCCGCCGGCATGCTCACGGCCTGGGGGCGGAAACCCGGGCAGGGCGCGGCATGA
- a CDS encoding NAD-dependent protein deacetylase, producing MRMRPTLSWAPTEDLPPATTDLEPVADALRTGGVLVLSGAGISTESGIPDYRGEGGSLSRHTPMTYQDFTAGAQARRRYWARSHLGWRTFGRARPNAGHRAVAAFERHGLLSGVITQNVDGLHQAAGSEDAVELHGSLERVVCLSCGAVSLRRDLARRLEEANAGFEPVAAAINPDGDADLTDDQVGDFHVVSCTDCGGILKPDVVFFGEAVPPQRVEHCRGLVREAASLLVLGSSLTVMSGLRFVRYAAQEGKPVLIVNQDLTRGDRHAVTRIALPLGAALTTVAGQLGIAVGEAAAGPA from the coding sequence ATGCGTATGCGCCCCACCCTGAGCTGGGCCCCCACCGAAGACCTGCCTCCCGCCACCACCGACCTGGAGCCGGTCGCCGATGCGCTCCGCACCGGCGGTGTGCTGGTGCTCAGCGGGGCGGGAATCTCCACGGAGTCGGGCATCCCCGACTACCGGGGCGAGGGCGGGAGCCTGAGCCGGCACACTCCGATGACGTACCAGGACTTCACCGCCGGTGCCCAGGCCCGTCGCAGGTACTGGGCACGCAGCCACCTCGGCTGGCGTACGTTCGGCCGGGCCCGCCCGAACGCCGGGCACCGGGCCGTGGCCGCGTTCGAGCGGCACGGCCTGCTCTCGGGTGTGATCACCCAGAACGTCGACGGACTGCACCAGGCCGCGGGCAGCGAGGACGCGGTGGAACTCCACGGAAGCCTGGAACGGGTCGTATGCCTGTCCTGCGGCGCTGTGAGCCTGCGCCGCGACCTCGCCCGGCGGCTGGAGGAAGCCAATGCGGGGTTCGAGCCGGTGGCCGCAGCGATCAATCCGGATGGTGACGCCGACCTCACCGACGATCAGGTCGGGGACTTCCACGTGGTGTCCTGCACGGACTGCGGCGGCATCCTCAAACCGGACGTGGTGTTCTTCGGCGAAGCCGTGCCCCCACAGCGCGTCGAGCACTGCCGCGGTCTGGTCCGTGAAGCGGCCTCGCTGCTGGTCCTGGGATCCTCCCTGACCGTGATGTCCGGGCTCCGGTTCGTCCGCTACGCAGCCCAGGAAGGCAAACCCGTACTGATCGTCAACCAGGACCTCACCCGGGGCGATCGGCATGCCGTCACCCGCATCGCGCTCCCGCTCGGAGCGGCCCTGACGACCGTGGCCGGGCAACTGGGCATCGCCGTCGGTGAGGCGGCTGCCGGGCCTGCGTGA
- the tpg gene encoding telomere-protecting terminal protein Tpg: MGKLADGLDKAVHEAFTRPIPKSAGARMRYLVRQLKSTRAAARQLGISQRTVERYVKDQIRTPRKELAARLERQVAARWQPQIRAQAKRRAATTDGIVIDTRARFGYTAAPGSTDDARLRHLTVALPPAYAARLFDARDQGATDEQLQNIAAEALQETYFKDGGRRASGLLVEYTDVEHIEFGL, from the coding sequence ATGGGAAAGCTCGCCGACGGCCTCGACAAGGCCGTTCACGAAGCGTTCACGCGCCCGATCCCCAAGTCGGCCGGGGCGCGCATGCGTTACCTCGTCAGACAGCTGAAATCCACCAGAGCCGCCGCCCGCCAGCTGGGGATCAGCCAGCGCACCGTCGAGCGATACGTCAAGGACCAGATCAGAACACCACGCAAAGAACTCGCCGCACGCCTGGAACGTCAGGTCGCCGCACGATGGCAGCCCCAGATCCGCGCGCAGGCCAAGCGGAGGGCCGCCACCACCGACGGAATCGTGATCGACACCCGCGCACGCTTCGGCTACACCGCCGCCCCCGGCTCCACCGACGACGCCCGGCTGCGCCATCTCACCGTGGCGCTCCCGCCCGCCTACGCAGCCCGCCTCTTCGACGCACGCGACCAGGGCGCCACCGACGAACAACTCCAGAACATCGCGGCCGAAGCACTGCAGGAGACCTACTTCAAGGACGGCGGCCGCCGGGCGTCCGGGCTCCTGGTGGAGTACACCGACGTCGAGCACATCGAGTTCGGTCTGTAG